The Chryseobacterium oranimense genome contains the following window.
GGATCGGAGATATTCATGCTTCCCCTAAACTGGTAAGCCAGATCAATAATTATTTTTCTGAACCTAACAGAGTCTATTTCGAAGAAGCTGTACCCCGCATAAAAGCTACGCTTGCCAATACTTTAAGGCTTGCAGCGCTTACCGTCTCTCTTAGAAATTCTTACTTCGGAAAGGTGACGGATGCTGATGTGCTGGATGCCAACTTTGACGGGATTACCGAAAGCAGAGAACACTTTATTCTGAATGAGCGTTTTGTTACAGATCTTTCCGTAGGTTATGATTTTAATAAAAATATCTCAGCAACTATAGGAAGTAATAATATCTTCAATATTCTTCCGTCGAAAAGTCCTAATATCAGCTCTTTGACAGCAGATAATCAGTTCGTGTATTCCAGACAGGTTTCCCAGTATGGCATTGGTGGACGTTTCCTTTTTGCAAGGGTGGAATTTAAATTTTAAAAACAGGTTACAATAAAAAGCGGCTTCCGAAGGAAGCCGCTTTTCTATGATTAATTACTCTAACAATTAATTCTGTTGTTTTTTAATCAGGTTAAGAGCAGAACCTGCCTTAAACCAATCGATCTGCTGATCATTGTAAGTATGGTTGGCCATAATAATGTCTTTAGTTCCGTCAGCGTGAACGAATTCTAAAGTCAGTTGTTTTCCTGGAGCAAACTGGTCAAGATCTAAGAAATTAACGGTGTCATCTTCCTGGATTTTATCATAATCCGCTTCATTAGCGAAAGTGATTCCCAGCATCCCTTGTTTTTTAAGGTTGGTTTCGTGAATTCTCGCGAATGATTTTACCAATACCGCTTTTACACCTAAATGTCTAGGTTCCATCGCTGCATGTTCTCTTGAAGAACCTTCACCGTAGTTTTGGTCACCAACAACAATCGTAGGAATTCCGGCAGCTTTATAAGCTCTCTGTACAGCAGGAACTTCGCCGTATTCACCGGTTAATTCATTTTTAACCTTATTGGTTTCCATGTTGTAGGCGTTTACGGCACCTATCAGCATGTTGTTTGAAATATTATCAAGATGACCTCTGTATTTCAGCCATGGTCCGGCCATAGAAATGTGGTCGGTTGTACATTTTCCGAAAGCCTTGATCAGTACCTTAGCTCCTTCAATGTTTTTACCGTCCCATGCAGGGAATTCTTCCAGTAACTGAAGTCTGTCCGAAGTAGGGCTTACATTTACCACTACTGAAGATCCGTCTTCAGATGGCGCCTGGTATCCGTTGTCGTCTACTGCGAAACCTCTTGCAGGAAGTTCAGAGCCTTTAGGCTCATCCAATTTCACCTGCTCACCGTTTTCAGCGGTTAAAGTATCCGTAATCGGGTTAAAATCCAGTCTTCCGGAGATAGCAACAGCAGCTACCATTTCAGGAGAAGCTACGAAAGCGTGTGTATTTGGGTTACCGTCAGCTCTTTTGGCAAAGTTTCTGTTGAAAGAGTGTATAATAGAGTTTTTCTCTCCTTTATCCGCTCCCTCTCTATCCCATTGCCCGATACAAGGTCCGCAAGCATTGGTGAAGATTCTTGCATTTTCAAATTTTCTGAAAGAATTTAAGAATCCGTCTCTTTCTGCTGTAAATTTTACCTGCTCGGAACCAGGGTTGATTCCTAAAATTGCTTTTGGCTTCACTCCTTTTGCAACTGCATCTTCAACGATGGAAGCCGCTCTTGATAAATCTTCGTAAGAAGAATTGGTACAAGAACCGATCAGTGCCCATTCCACTTCAATAGGCCATCCGTTAGCTTCAGCTTTAGCCCTGAATTCTGCTACAGGGGTAGCCAGATCCGGAGTAAAAGGTCCATTTAAATGAGGAGTAAGTTCAGAAAGGTTGATTTCTATTAATTGGTCAAAATATTGTTCAGGGTTTGCATATACTTCAGCATCACCTGTTAAGTGTTCTGCGATTTTATCAGCTGAGTCTACTACATCCTGTCTTCCTGTTGCAGCCAGATATCTTCTCATGGAATCATCATATCCGAAAGTAGAAGTTGTTGCTCCGATTTCAGCACCCATGTTACAGATAGTTCCTTTACCTGTTGCTGAAAGGGATTCTGCTCCTTCTCCGAAATATTCTACGATGCATCCTGTTCCGCCTTTTACGGTAAGAATTCCTGCCACTTTCAGGATGACGTCTTTTGCAGAAGTCCATCCGCTCATTTTACCGGTTAATTTTACCCCGATAAGTTTTGGCATTTTAAGTTCCCAGGCCATTCCGGCCATTACGTCTACTGCATCAGCACCACCTACACCGATGGCTACCATTCCCAGACCGCCTGCGTTTACCGTATGAGAGTCGGTGCCGATCATCATACCTCCCGGGAATGCATAGTTTTCCAGTACAACCTGATGGATGATCCCGGCTCCCGGTTTCCAGAAACCGATTCCATATTTGTCACAAACAGAGCTCAGGAAGTTGAATACTTCCGAGTTTTTGTTGATACCTTCCTGTAAATCTGCTTCAGCACCTACTCTTGCCTGGATCAGGTGATCGGCGTGAGCTGTGGACGGAACCGCTACTTTAGCTTTTCCTGCCTGCATGAATTGTAAAAGAGCCATCTGTGCAGTGGCATCCTGCATGGCTACTCTGTCCGGAGCGAAGTCTACGTAAGAGTTTCCTCTCTCATGTGCCTGTGTAGCATTTCCTTCCCACAGGTGAGTGTAAAGGATTTTTTCTGAAAGTGTAAGCGGTTTTCCCACGACTTGTCTTGCTGCTGCAATTCTTTCAGGGTAACGCTCGTACACTTTTTTGATCATATCAATATCAAAAGTCATATCTTAATTTAATTTTTCTTCTTTTTAAATACACTTTCCGTTACTATTCTGTCTTACGGAAAATATTCCTTTACATTTCATCAAATTCTGTTCCTTCGGTCTGTAAAAAGGATAAGTCTGATCAATAGTCAGGATATTTTGCGTCTATCAAGTTAAGAAAAAAATGGAATTTCTTTTCTCTCTTTTATTTAAAATAATTATTAACAGGTCTTAAATGGAAAGGTTCTAAACAAAAATTGAAAGATTTTAAATTCCGCAGGACTAAAATCTTTCAATTATATCATTTAAAAGTCCGGGGACTTATTTTTAAGCTCTGTTAATGACCAACCTGAACCAGTTCCTTAATAGGAGGAGCAAATTTAGTAAGGTCAATGCCTTCAACTGCAGCTTTGTATTCATCTATATTAGGAATTCTTCCAATAATTGCAGATAACACAACAACAGGAGTTGAAGCCAGTAAAGATTCTCCTTTTTTACGCTCGGAATCTTCAACAACTCTTCCCTGGAAAAGACGGGTTGAGGTAGCTAATACAGTATCTCCTTTTGCAGCTTTTTCCTGGTTACCCATGCAAAGGTTACATCCGGGACGCTCCAGATACATCATGTTTTTGTATTCAACACGTGCTTCACCTTTAGGAGCATTGTCGTCGAATTCGAACCCTGAATATTTTTCTAAAAATTCCCAGTCTCCTTCGGCTTTTAATTCATCAATGATATTATAAGTTGGAGCTGCTACTACAAGAGGGGCATTGAATTCAACTTTACCTTGTTGTTTTTCAATGTTTTTAAGCATCTGAGAAACAATTTTTAAATCTCCTTTGTGAACCATACAAGATCCGACAAATCCAAGATCTACTTTTTTCTCACCTCCGTAATAAGAAAGGTCTCTGATGGTATCATGGGTATATCTCTTGGAAACATCTTCGTTGTTTACATCCGGGTCAGCAATCATTGGTTCAACGATGGCATCAAGATCAACAACTACTTCCGCATAATATTTCGCATTGGAATCCGGAGTTAGAGCCGGTTTTTCACCAGACCTGATCTCTGCAATTCTCTTGTTGGCTTTGTCAATTAATCCCTGAAGAACCTGATTGTGGTTATCCATACCTTTATCAATCATGATCTGGATTCTGCTTTTGGCAATTTCTAAAGATTCAATTAATGTATTGTCTTCAGAAATATTGATAGAGGCTTTAGCCTTCATTTCTGCCGTCCAGTCTGTAAATGTAAATGCCTGGTCAGCGGGAAGTGTTCCAATGTGAACCTCAATAATTCTTCCCTGGAATACATTTTCTCCTCCGAACTGCTTAAGCATCTGGGCCTGTGTAGCATGAACAACATCACGGAAATCCATGTGCTCTTTCATATTCCCCTTGAAAGTTACCTTTACAGATTCCGGGATAGGCATAGAGGCTTCACCTGTTGCCAGTGCAAGGGCAACTGTTCCGGAGTCAGCTCCAAAAGCAACTCCTTTGGACATTCTTGTATGAGAGTCACCACCAATGATTATTGCCCATTCGTCTATCGTAATATCGTTAAGAACTTTGTGAATTACATCGGTCATCGCATGGTATTCACCTTTTGGATCACGGGCTGTAATCAAACCGAACTCATTCATGAATTTCATCAGCTTAGGAATGTTTGCCTGCGCTTTTTTATCCCATACTGAAGCAGTGTGGCAGCCTGACTGATACGCACCGTCAACGATTGGTGAAATTACGGTAGCTGCCATAGATTCGAGCTCCTGTGCAGTCATAAGTCCTGTTGTGTCCTGAGAACCAACAATATTTACCTGTACACGAACGTCTGAACCGGCATGTAAAACTTTTCCTGGTGTTGTTCCAACAGCATTTCTGTTGAAGATTTTTTCTACAGCCGTAAGCCCTTGACCTTCATGAGAAATTTCTTTTGAAGGTGCAAAAACAGCAGGAGTTTCAATTCCTAAAAGTTTCGCTGCAAATGTTTGCAGTTTTTTACCAAATACAATGGCATAAGATCCGCCGGCCTTGATGAATTCCATTTTCTGAGGTGTAAATGCCTTTGAAATGTCAATCAGCTCCTGGTCGCCGTTATAAAGTTTTTTTGTTTTTGTATTAATTGTCAGAACAGTTCCGGTAGCAACAGAATAGGCTTCTTCAAGAACAATGTCTCCATTTTCGTTACGAAGAGGATTACCGTTTTCGTCAAGCTTC
Protein-coding sequences here:
- a CDS encoding aconitate hydratase — protein: MTFDIDMIKKVYERYPERIAAARQVVGKPLTLSEKILYTHLWEGNATQAHERGNSYVDFAPDRVAMQDATAQMALLQFMQAGKAKVAVPSTAHADHLIQARVGAEADLQEGINKNSEVFNFLSSVCDKYGIGFWKPGAGIIHQVVLENYAFPGGMMIGTDSHTVNAGGLGMVAIGVGGADAVDVMAGMAWELKMPKLIGVKLTGKMSGWTSAKDVILKVAGILTVKGGTGCIVEYFGEGAESLSATGKGTICNMGAEIGATTSTFGYDDSMRRYLAATGRQDVVDSADKIAEHLTGDAEVYANPEQYFDQLIEINLSELTPHLNGPFTPDLATPVAEFRAKAEANGWPIEVEWALIGSCTNSSYEDLSRAASIVEDAVAKGVKPKAILGINPGSEQVKFTAERDGFLNSFRKFENARIFTNACGPCIGQWDREGADKGEKNSIIHSFNRNFAKRADGNPNTHAFVASPEMVAAVAISGRLDFNPITDTLTAENGEQVKLDEPKGSELPARGFAVDDNGYQAPSEDGSSVVVNVSPTSDRLQLLEEFPAWDGKNIEGAKVLIKAFGKCTTDHISMAGPWLKYRGHLDNISNNMLIGAVNAYNMETNKVKNELTGEYGEVPAVQRAYKAAGIPTIVVGDQNYGEGSSREHAAMEPRHLGVKAVLVKSFARIHETNLKKQGMLGITFANEADYDKIQEDDTVNFLDLDQFAPGKQLTLEFVHADGTKDIIMANHTYNDQQIDWFKAGSALNLIKKQQN
- a CDS encoding bifunctional aconitate hydratase 2/2-methylisocitrate dehydratase, with amino-acid sequence MSIYKDYIKEIEERKNQGLHPKPIDSAELLSEIITQIKDSGNADRPESLKFFIYNTLPGTTSAAGVKAEFLKEIILGESKVEEISPAYAFELLSHMKGGPSIKVLLDLALGNDLSIAKEAANVLKTQVFLYEADTNRLKEAFNNGNEIAKDIIESYAKAEFFTKLPDVPEEIKVVTFIAGEGDISTDLLSPGNQAHSRSDRELHGKCMITPQAQEEIRALQAQHPDKSVMLIAEKGTMGVGSSRMSGVNNVALWTGKQASPYIPFVNIAPIVGGTNGISPIFLTTVDVTGGIGIDLKNWVKKLDENGNPLRNENGDIVLEEAYSVATGTVLTINTKTKKLYNGDQELIDISKAFTPQKMEFIKAGGSYAIVFGKKLQTFAAKLLGIETPAVFAPSKEISHEGQGLTAVEKIFNRNAVGTTPGKVLHAGSDVRVQVNIVGSQDTTGLMTAQELESMAATVISPIVDGAYQSGCHTASVWDKKAQANIPKLMKFMNEFGLITARDPKGEYHAMTDVIHKVLNDITIDEWAIIIGGDSHTRMSKGVAFGADSGTVALALATGEASMPIPESVKVTFKGNMKEHMDFRDVVHATQAQMLKQFGGENVFQGRIIEVHIGTLPADQAFTFTDWTAEMKAKASINISEDNTLIESLEIAKSRIQIMIDKGMDNHNQVLQGLIDKANKRIAEIRSGEKPALTPDSNAKYYAEVVVDLDAIVEPMIADPDVNNEDVSKRYTHDTIRDLSYYGGEKKVDLGFVGSCMVHKGDLKIVSQMLKNIEKQQGKVEFNAPLVVAAPTYNIIDELKAEGDWEFLEKYSGFEFDDNAPKGEARVEYKNMMYLERPGCNLCMGNQEKAAKGDTVLATSTRLFQGRVVEDSERKKGESLLASTPVVVLSAIIGRIPNIDEYKAAVEGIDLTKFAPPIKELVQVGH